The following nucleotide sequence is from Solanum dulcamara chromosome 7, daSolDulc1.2, whole genome shotgun sequence.
TGATGACTTTGTGGTAACTCATATAGGGAATGTAAATCACACTAAACAAGCCTATTGCGACAAGCTCATAGTTGAGTAGCAAACGTAGGCTGGATTCAGTGCCAAGTCTCCCACATAGAGACCCACTTCCCAACCAATCAGCCATGCCCTTGCAGGCTTCTATTCATTTTTATATTACCTACATTTTTATCATTTCtaagtcaaatattttttctttgctCATCATTTGCCAAACAACTTTTTAAATAGGTAAAAAAAAGTTACTTCATGGCACTTCTTATGTTGGGGGTCGATTTGGTTGGTTTAAAACCAACAcaagatcttttttttttttccgtatatatagtaaatgataaattcattgcttttttttatgattatttttttatattttaaattacttaGTAAAATTCTGGATCCGccaataaaatttcatattctaaattattattaacACAGAGAATTATAAACATGTTTCGATGGCACTGAATCTACGAGGCCACAAAACGTTTCTCTTCTTTAAGTTTGTCAAGTCCCTTTCTCATTTCAAATTTAGCCCATTTTTATTCTGTGTGCGCGATTGGTCGTCTgctggaaaatatttttatgaataagTTATTTTGTGATGTTTGGTTAgagaaaaaagttaaaaataaaaaggttaTTTATAATTGCATTATACCTAGCAATCCAAGGCATGCACCATTGGCAGGTTGTACATGTGGTTGTCAGTGGGTTCACTCGAACCtctttgtcaaaaaattatattatatatataaggtaGATTTTCTATACACCAATGGTACTAGACTGCACAACTTGGGTCGCAAATACTATCACCAATTTGTAGGTTCAATTCTTGCTGGGTgagatatttatattttgatttttgaaccATTGAGTGAAAATTTTGGATCCACCATTGGCAGGTTGTACACATATGCTTGTTCCAACCAACATTGAGGCAATATCATTAGTATTAATTTTCATACTAATGTTTTATCAAAACATTATCAAGTTTCTTAACATTATTATCAATTTTCCATAAGTTGTTTTGCAGAAAATATTCAGCAACCTAACATTAATTGGAAATTTTGTTTATTGGAGAAGAAAAAAACGATTTAGCGTCACACTGCCATATTGGCAGAGCAAAAATAATTAGTAAATAATTAATCTCTATCACGATCACTTTGTTATTCCCATTTTCCCAGTTTTAttcaatataatattttgagttGTCTCAGGTGAAGAGAAAAAGTATGcatagaattaattatttttttaaaaaaatattactaacGTCGCCTGAGAGATTCGAACTCTCGCGGGGAAACCCCATGTACTTAGCAGGCACACGCCTTAACCACTCGGCCAAAGCGACGTTATGATCATAATGATTATGACAAAGGTTATTAgaatttgtttttcttcctcTTTGGGTGCATCGGGAAAGACTAACTAGAAAAGGAAAAATGacttaaatacacaacttattttacgatattctttaaaatttccTATTATTTGAAAGAATTACAAAAATCTTTACTCTCTCCTattttcggatacatcactctacacgatgtatcagaaatttTTGGGATGTATCCggattccaccaaatttaagagatttttgtaattttgtaAAAAAGTAGGAATAGAATATAATTAActcttaattttatgatttgtgTAATCCTTCCAATAGTAAATGCTGACATCTTTCATAAGCTACGTTGCTTAGATAAACCAAGAGCAAAAACTCAATTTCTTTAATCGCATCATTGCTTACAAGCATATCTTCTTCATATTTATGCTCTTCATTTGCCAATAAGTTCACGCATTTGTTTGCCTCTTTCCAGATGGGTGTAATATCCGTCTTGATGACTTTCAACAAGTATTTGCAATCTTCAACTATTTCCCTACGAGGATGATTTTGTATGTCCTCTTCTGTGTTAAGCGTGATAGCATGGTTTTTGTGGTAAGCTTTGAGGCAAGTTTTATTTTAACTCAACATCCCAATATCCATTTTGTTCGGTCATCTCCAAAGCATGCATTGTTTCTAGACTGGATTCTAACTTAGAAGTTGCCTGTCACAATCCAGCATGGTAGCTTCGCACTACAAGTTTTTCATCCAAATAAGATGACCAATCCGATTCTTTATTCTGCTGGATGTATTCCTGGTTTAGATTTAACAAAATGTCTTTCCGTCATCATATTACATTATTTACATTTAAtcatatactccctccgttcctatttacttgtcaaattttgatttaCACACCTATTAAAAAAACAATGATTGGTATAGTgactttaccattttacccctgttaattgatagagttttaaacatatttactcactatatatttcaaagacattaactcaatgttaatatattgagggtataataggaagaaaaaaattgtcctttcttgatttgttaaaattgataaataaaaagcaaaatcaaattagaaaatatttgataaataaatagaaacggAGGGTGTACCTAATTACTAACTGGTGTTTCAAGGGTAAAAATATTCCTATTGCTTGACCAAAAAATGAAGTCTTATTTGTCACAATGGTACGTCAGAATAAAAGTATTGGACTGGGAAGAGgataaagaaaaacaaagaaacaGGAAAATTGATATCCTGATTCCTGATTTTATTTCCCCCTCAGAGCTCTGTTACGTTTGTACATGAATGCCAATGCGAATTTTTGATTTGGGCCATCCATTGGACCTTCTATCTCGAAAAGATTTCATAAATAGCTATAGTTTAGAGTATAATTACAAAGTGTAGCTACAGTTGTTGTATCGGGAAGGTATCAGCGAAAGAGTTATATTCAAACGACAAGTATCAGCTGTATCAAGCAGGTATCAATTGGTCGATTGTATCAACTAAAACACACGAAAGAGTTGTATCAGCGTGAATGTATAGTATGTTTGCTGCAAAACCCAAGATGTATCTGcgtttcataattttttgaaattgtaACTATGTATTGTAAATACAATCTAATTGTTTGCCACATCccataatttttccttataCTATTTTGCTCTTGAAGTAAAACTTTCTTTTAGCTTCTGGGAAAAAGGTAAGAgggtgtgttgtacaccacaatCAGCCCATTTTGGATTTAGGAAACTACATACTATAATACAAATACACTGATAGTCCAACATAGTTTTTACAAAGCTGATGCAAGAAGAAGATGAGCCAGCATGCACAACTTGGATGAGCTAAAAGGAAATTTGAATTTCACAGAATCCCTTGTATGATTTCCAGTTTCATCATACAAGTAACAGGGAATACAGTAGTAAATGGAACTGATCAACCCTtactgtaatgaccttgagggtgattttcaaaaatttgtacaaaaacgcgtgaacagtaacacgcgtgaacagtaacacgcgtgaacagtaactttttgggcagaaaatgcccctttcttcccatttcaatagttttcatcatttgtttgagttcttgaactccttgaggtgatttgagaagagattttcgaggcaaagtgttgggtaagtgatttttgacctaaaaccttcctttttcattaagtttttgacgattttaactcttaaattttagtttcaaaccccaaaaatccttgtttcttccctaatccgaatttaaggaaaattgtgattttcaactcgttttgagctctatttttatgagtttttcaaccatgagttccttattaccaatagaatgggattgttcaataaatttccagatttgacccttttcgaaaatagttaatttttggactattttacccccggttccgaaacctatcaatatgggtgtcattggactccttgtgacgtgtatgtttcattgttgatagtgggttgtcattccgggcgctgaattcgagagttgcttgtccggtggaggtattcgagtgcggtttcgacaattgaggtaggtttggctatctttctttgagattgagatggggtaattagtcattcatatgttatagactttgggatggggttgtagtatgagttgagaatgttatatatattgtgatgtctgtgtggaggcttatttattaatgtgttgccgtgacggggtttatttgtattacatagcccgtgtggggaccttatttgttatcttatttgctttgagagcatgtgaattatgatttgcctaagagagagacttgagtatattatttgacttgtgatgccgcctgagagattgagttggggttttgagcatacttgagtattgaaatattgttgagaaaggggtgaatatttaaatgaaagtgtgttcttcccgttactatttattgagggtgaatatcatgtgtaggttaagttttgagaactttgaaccttataccacatgtgagttgattattacttccatgcatatgtgttttgatgcattcatcctcattcatcatatcatgaaacatgggaagttgagaaatatggaaattccttttgagaaagaaaatgaaacacctttaaacctttgtatcttgagtccctgaccgaggcagttttccggcagggtagtggatgcattgtgatcccaacctttgtatcttgagtccttgaccgaggcagttttccggcagggtagtggatgcattgtgatcccaacctttgtatcttgagtccctgatcgaggcagttttccggcagggtagtggatgcattgtgatcccaacctttgtatcttgagtccatgaccgaggcagttttccgacagggtagtggatgcattgtgatcctaacctttgtatcttgagtccctgaccgaggcagttttccggcaggatagtggatgcattgtgatcccttgaccacgaggaggtggcaaggataatgagatattgtgattgagttatatggtctgcaagacccccatgtaccttgcttggtagcacagctcagcaggtgtatacgacagtctgtgcgacagtcttgattccaccgtaccaccacatcattgcatcatcatattgcattgcattgcattgatatttgtgttgcttgaattatctggttaattgtgattatgagctgttattatggatttactttactcgcgtcaatatatatataaattggcggcaccgatgccggagtgagacttttctgtatgcaggtggatgcgttccttagtttatttcataggtttgattaattccttatacccAGTcaactaaaacctactgagtacatgtgaattgtactcacccctacttctgtgtccctttttgatgcagatactagtcggggtaccccacgtggcagttaatattctagcggattgtgtattctcagattagtggtgaggtcccagaattcggatcgtcactagtctatctttatttttcagtcttttgtatcattcagagacttatgttgtatcttcagattcgaaccttgtattagatgctctttatacttatgacaccaggttttgagataatttcttcattgttttttttcttctttttatttaaatcgtggcatcactttcctctttgggagtcttgtatgagttttatttttagggttacacatcagattggatTTTGaaatgtgtgccatcatgacctcagtttttgggtcgtgacacttaccctgtaaaaaaatcatttctttCCCTTTGGCTTTGGATTCCAGTACATCAAAAATCAATTAGGGGTACCAACACATTCATTGGTAAGTGGAAACTTTTCAGTAACTTTTTCAGAACCAACAAGATATGAAAATTGAAGTTAGTAAAGTCAGTTGATCTACTCACACACACAATTTCATCAGTATctttcaaatcattaaaataGCAACACCCCAAATCTTCTGGCAGTACAGTAAAAGTAGAGAGTAAATAGGTAAAATCTATTGAACAACTCTTTTCCTCTTTACCTCCATTGATGGTCCATTTACTTGTAGCATCAATCACTCCATCATGGACACCAccattaaataattttatctaCTTTCTGAGCCAGAGGACAAAATATAATAGTGTACAtttgtttctcaaattttcCAATGATCAATACACTACACTACACTCCCTCTTTGGAGGGTGTTTAAGGGCACAGTTAAGGGGAGGAAAGGGTCTATAGAACTACCATTGCTGCTTCTTTTTTAATCAAAGCTGATGTACAAAACTACAAAGATAGAGATGGCAaacttttttccaaaaatttcCCTATGCTAAAAGGAATTTCACCTCAAGATTTCAACTTGATTCAGCTTTTTGTACAGTAGTCTTGAACAGGAGTACATATAGCTTGTGATCCATGGAGAAATATATGAAACCACCAACTGAATGTGTGACAAAAGAGCCAAAACTGGTCCCTACTATACAGTGCCATGCTGGTCCATAGACCCCATCAAACTcctaaaaatcaagaaaactcatttttaacaaaataatgaaaaactcGAATCTAATAATCACCAAAGAATGCACAATCATTAAAGTGTTTACCTTTTTGAGGGAAAAACCaagggatttagaagagaactTTTCCAAGCTATCATGAGCCTTTCTTGCAAAATCCACAGCATGAATCTGCATAAAGGGTGGCATATCCACAGACACAACTTTCACACCACTGCAAGAAAAAAAATCAGCCAACTCAGTCTGTGAGCAGCATAATGATTTCCTCCTGCCTCCACCATTCATACATAAGGAAAAAGATGGCCTTTTGATCTTTTCTCCACCCCTTTGTTGAAACCCCTTCAGCTGGTCACTACCTTGGCTCTTGGATAACAGGGCTAATGCCTTTTTCACATCCACCTCTTTCTTCAATTC
It contains:
- the LOC129895425 gene encoding uncharacterized protein LOC129895425, yielding MDPTLKKQPKPTPFSATTNSKPHPPPDPTLSYPTVQNISSHFSKLYANHKILKSGHRHPPPVDTHLQAKTLAASTAFDSSCSTLTKSKSQHGRRYVQKDIDKAIVLQEKGEIKKIPNKEEELKKEVDVKKALALLSKSQGSDQLKGFQQRGGEKIKRPSFSLCMNGGGRRKSLCCSQTELADFFSCSGVKVVSVDMPPFMQIHAVDFARKAHDSLEKFSSKSLGFSLKKEFDGVYGPAWHCIVGTSFGSFVTHSVGGFIYFSMDHKLYVLLFKTTVQKAESS